A genomic segment from Juglans regia cultivar Chandler chromosome 14, Walnut 2.0, whole genome shotgun sequence encodes:
- the LOC108996967 gene encoding RNA-directed DNA methylation 4 produces the protein MASIGESSCAPPNSTDDKPVIVRVKRKASQSPLDAFWLEINERPLKRSLLDFENLSISDSSGKEELKTQKVLLQHVETISSSEAIIDVVQLFVEPSSADASLGNTKGEQRRHTFKKEHERQDRLLSKARNEQEVLAKNARFEQVWRSRRGNKEAMHDKALDGMCRFYDVVRVDGEERSNKVELEEDMSLEDRKLLSSYLPLLREFIPSAASQIESDLHACMSKQDDYEYDVYTVRDGMDIIKEDASNPFPLVQVDEEDFYDGPDGSDYETDDSNAEDNPLNDYPDEISAEEEVEAESEASENESEECESESGSTTSLESDELDHRGISDDAELLYDKEIYDRDDLECDDFECDGDDDDNQDGLIDEHCTPAFMNTQS, from the exons ATGGCGAGCATCGGCGAAAGCTCCTGTGCTCCGCCAAACTCCACGGACGACAAGCCGGTCATCGTTAGGGTTAAGCGCAAAGCTTCTCAGTCTCCCCTCGACGCTTTCT GGCTTGAAATCAATGAGAGGCCGCTGAAGCGTTCgttattggattttgagaatCTCTCAATCTCCGATTCATCTGGGAAAG AGGAATTAAAGACTCAGAAGGTTCTGCTACAGCATGTGGAGACAATAAGCAGCTCTGAGGCGATCATTGATGTTGTCCAGTTATTTGTG GAGCCTAGTTCTGCTGATGCATCTTTAGGTAACACAAAGGGTGAGCAACGACGGCACACTTTTAAGAAGGAACAT GAAAGACAAGATCGGCTGTTGTCTAAAGCCAGAAATGAACAGGag GTCTTAGCAAAAAATGCTCGCTTTGAACAAGTATGGAGAAGCAGAAGAGGAAACAAAGAGGCAATGCATGATAAAGCATTAGATGGAATGTGTCGGTTTTATGATGTTGTCCGTGTTGATGGTGAGGAAAGATCCAATAAGGTGGAACTGGAGGA GGATATGTCTTTGGAGGATCGTAAGCTCTTGTCTAGTTATCTGCCCCTCCTTAGGGAGTTCATTCCATCTGCCGCTTCACAGATTGAATCTGACTTGCATGCTTGCATGTCAAAACAAG ATGATTACGAATATGACGTTTACACAGTAAGGGATGGCATGGACATAATTAAGGAAGATGCTTCAAACCCATTTCCCCT TGTGCAAGTTGATGAAGAGGATTTTTACGATGGGCCCGACGGATCAGATTACGAGACAGATGATTCAAATG cTGAAGATAATCCTTTAAATGATTATCCGGATGAGATATCTGCAGAGGAGGAAGTAGAAGCGGAGAGTGAAGCCTCCGAGAATGAGTCAGAAGAATGTGAAAGTGAGAGTGGAAGTACTACTTCTTTGGAATCTGATGAATTAGACCACCGTGGCATATCAGATGATGCAGAACTATTATACGACAAGGAGATTTACGATCGCGATGATTTGGAATGCGATGATTTTGAAtgtgatggtgatgatgatgataatcaGGATGGTCTTATTGATGAGCATTGCACACCAGCTTTTATGAATACCCAATCCTGA